A stretch of the Vigna radiata var. radiata cultivar VC1973A chromosome 7, Vradiata_ver6, whole genome shotgun sequence genome encodes the following:
- the LOC106768429 gene encoding calcium permeable stress-gated cation channel 1 — protein MATLADIGLAAGLNILSAFIFFVAFAILRLQPFNDRVYFPKWYLKGLRTDPVHGGAFVRKFVNLDWRSYVKFLNWMPAALRMPEPELIDHAGLDSAVYLRIYLIGLKIFVPIAFLAWAVLVPVNSTSTGLEGAKLDNITASDIDKLSISNVHKESQRFWAHIVVAYAFTFWTCYILSKEYEKVAAMRLQFLASEKRRPDQFTVLVKNIPPDPDESVSENVEHFFLVNHSDNYLTHQVVYNANKLSKLVKKKKKLQNWLVYYQNKLERTSERPQIKTGFLGLCGVQVDAIDHHNTEIDRLSKEIALERDKVTNDPNSVMPAAFVSFKTRWGAAVCAQTQQTRNPTLWLTEWAPEPRDVYWSNLSIPYVSLTVRRLIVGVAFFFLTFFFMIPIAIVQSLASIEGIQKRAPWLNPIINIGFIKSFIQGFLPGIALKLFLIFLPTILMIMSKFEGFGSISSLERRSASRYYIFNLVNIFLGNILTGTAFEQLDSFIHQPANEYPVTIGTAIPLKASFFITYIMVDGWAGIAAEVLMLKPLIIYHLKNFFLVKTEKDREEAMDPGSIGFNTGEPRIQLYFLLGLVYAAVTPTVLPFIIVFFGLAYVVFRHQIINVYNQEYESGAAFWPDVHFRVIIALIVSQVVLMGLLTTKRAASSTPFLIVLPILTIWFHKYCKGRFEPAFVRYPLQEAMMKDTLERATEPNLNLKAYLQNAYVHPVFKASLGEDDDEDEETMSLKWESESITVPTKRQSRKNTPLPSRISGASSPSLPDAIRNQPEP, from the exons ATGGCCACACTTGCAGATATTGGGCTTGCGGCTGGGTTGAACATTCTGAGTgcgtttattttctttgtggcATTTGCTATTCTGAGGCTTCAACCTTTTAATGATCGTGTGTACTTCCCAAAATGGTACCTGAAGGGTCTAAGAACAGATCCTGTGCACGGAGGAGCATTTGTGCGCAAGTTTGTCAATTTAGACTGGAGATCATATGTTAAGTTTTTGAATTGGATGCCAGCTGCACTTAGAATGCCGGAGCCTGAACTTATTGACCATGCTGGATTGGACTCTGCTGTTTACTTGAGGATTTACTTGATAGG ACTTAAAATCTTTGTTCCAATAGCATTCCTGGCATGGGCAGTTCTTGTTCCTGTTAATTCCACAAGCACCGGGCTGGAAGGCGCGAAATTGGACAACATAACCGCCAGCGATATTGATAAACTCTCGATTTCAAATGTTCATAAAGAATCTCAAAG GTTTTGGGCACACATTGTAGTTGCTTATGCATTTACCTTTTGGACATGCTATATTTTATCCAAGGAGTATGAAAAAGTTGCCGCTATGAGATTGCAATTTCTTGCGTCAGAAAAACGTCGCCCTGATCAATTTACg gtaCTCGTTAAAAACATTCCACCAGATCCTGATGAATCTGTAAGTGAGAATGTGGAGCATTTTTTTCTGGTCAATCATTCGGATAACTATCTTACTCATCAG GTTGTTTATAATGCAAACAAACTATCAAAGTTggttaaaaagaagaagaagttgcAGAATTGGCTTGTATATTATCAAAACAAACTTGAAAGAACCTCAGAAAGACCTCAAATAAag ACTGGTTTCCTCGGTCTTTGTGGAGTGCAAGTAGATGCGATTGATCATCACAACACTGAAATTGACAGATTGTCAAAAGAA ATAGCTTTAGAGAGAGATAAGGTCACCAATGATCCCAATTCTGTCATGCCTGCTGcatttgtttcatttaaaaCTCGATGGGGTGCTGCAGTTTGTGCACAAACCCAACAAACCAGAAATCCAACACTGTGGTTGACTGAGTGGGCTCCGGAGCCACGTGACGTCTATTGGTCTAACTTGTCGATTCCTTATGTTTCCCTCACTGTGAGAAGGTTGATCGTAGGTGTTGCATTCTTTTTCCTCACCTTCTTTTTTATGATTCCAATTGCAATTGTACAAAGTCTTGCAAGTATTGAAGGAATCCAGAAAAGAGCGCCATGGTTGAATCCTATTATTAATAT TGGTTTCATTAAGTCATTCATTCAAGGTTTTCTACCTGGTATTGCATTGAAGCTTTTTCTCATCTTTTTGCCAACAATATTGATGATCATGTCAAAGTTTGAAGGCTTTGGGTCTATTTCATCTCTGGAGAGAAGATCAGCTTCTAGATACTATATTTTCAATCTTGTTAATATATTTCTTGGGAACATACTTACCGGAACAGCATTCGAACAGCTGGACTCTTTCATTCACCAACCAGCCAATGA ATATCCTGTAACAATCGGCACTGCAATTCCTTTGAAAGCAAGTTTCTTCATCACTTATATAATGGTTGATGGATGGGCTGGTATAGCTGCGgaggttttgatgttgaaaccGCTAATCATATATCACTTGAAGAATTTTTTCTTGGTAAAGACCGAAAAGGATAGGGAGGAAGCTATGGATCCTGGGAGTATTGGTTTCAACACTGGAGAACCTCGAATACAATTGTACTTTTTGCTGGGTCTAGTCTATGCTGCAGTCACACCTACTGTTCTTCCTTTCATAATAGTTTTCTTCGGGCTGGCCTATGTTGTCTTCCGTCATCAG ATAATCAATGTTTATAATCAAGAGTACGAGAGTGGTGCAGCATTCTGGCCTGATGTTCATTTTCGTGTCATTATTGCGCTGATAGTGTCACAGGTAGTTCTGATGGGACTCCTGACCACCAAAAGGGCTGCTTCATCAACTCCATTTCTAATTGTACTCCCAATACTTACCATATGGTTCCATAAATACTGCAAAGGCCGGTTTGAACCTGCATTTGTTAGATATCCCTTGCAG GAAGCAATGATGAAAGACACATTGGAACGAGCCACAGAACCTAACCTGAACTTGAAAGCTTACCTTCAGAATGCCTATGTTCATCCAGTTTTCAAGGCCAGCCTCGGTGAGGACGATGACGAAGACGAAGAGACTATGAGTCTGAAGTGGGAAAGTGAGAGTATTACTGTGCCCACAAAACGGCAATCAAGAAAGAACACACCATTGCCTAGCAGAATTAGTGGTGCATCATCTCCTTCTCTCCCTGATGCCATTCGAAATCAGCCAGAGCCATAA